The Candidatus Desulfofervidus auxilii sequence ACTCCTGAAAGATTTAAAATCGATAGAAATGCTGTGATTATCTCTAGGGAGGATATTGAGAAAGAAAGGCAATCAAAGCTTAATGAAAGAATTGGCTCGACTTGTACAGGGGTTGGTTTTGCTGTTGCTAAAAGGGTTCTTAGAGAGAAAGATATAAAATTAGCAAGAGATATTCCTGAGTTGAAACATTATCTTACAAATGTTTCTGAGGAATTGACACAGCATAAGAGGCAAAATAGAAAAATCATTATTGAAGGCACCCAAGGATTTGGTTTATCTGTCTACCATAGTCCCTATTATCCTTATGCGACAAGTAGAGATACCACGGCATCTGGTTTCCTAAGTGAAGTTGGTATTAGTCCCTTAGATGTTTCCGATATTATTATGGTAATACGCACATTTCCTATTAGAGTTGGAGGAAATTCTGGTCCTTTACCTAATGAGATTGACTGGAAAACGATTCAATTAGAAAGTGGTTATCCCTATGAAATTAAAGAATTTACTTCTGTAACAAAACGATTGCGGAGAGTGGGAAGATTTGATATGGAGCTTGTTAAAAGGGCGGTTGAGGTTAATAGCCCCACTCATATAGCGTTAATGGGGGTGGACTACCTTGATTATAGAAATAAAGGTGTTACAGATTACGATAAATTAACAGATAAAACGAAGAGTTTTATTTCTTTTTTAGAAAAAGAATTAGGAACCAAAATAAGCTTCATTGGAACAGGGCCTGCTGATTATGAAATTATTGATTTGTTAAGTAGGAGGGGAAAAGAATGGATGAAAGTGAAGGTTTTATAGAAGGCTCTGTGCTTTTGTCTGATAGAATTAAAGACCTGTGTAAGAAAAGTCCACCTTTAATCAACCCCTTTGATGAAAAATATCTCAAGCCAGCCTCTTATCATTTACGTCTGGGCAGTGAATGTAGGGTAAATGGTAAGGACATAACTTTGAGTGATAAACAACCAACCCTTGAAATACCACCACATGGAATGGCTGTAGTTTCTACCTATGAAAAAATTAATCTACCACACTTTTTGATTGCACGCTGGAATCTTAAAGTTAAATTGGTATATAAAGGCTTATTGTGGGTTGGCGGAGCACAAATAGATCCAGGATATCAGGGATATTTGTCTGCTCCCTTATATAATTTATCAATTAAACCGGTTGTTCTAAAATATAAGGAACCGATTTTTACTATTGATTTTGTAAAAACAACAAATTTTGATGAATCAAAATGTAAAATATGGGAATCAGATAGGCCTACTAATCGCCCCGATGTGTTTAAATATTTAGATTCGCCTCCTATGAAAAGTGGTGTAGCTGATGATATAGACTATATGAAAAGACAGCTTAAAAAAATAGACGATTTTCAAACGAGAATTGATACTTTTCAGACAATTACTTTCACGATTCTTGGAATTATTATAGCTACTCTCTCTTTTTTAGGGATGTCAAAATTTGGTGGTTTAAATTCACCACAACCAACTTGGTGGCAAATAGTCACATGGATAATTGTTCTTGTTGCGATACTAATCCTAACGTGTTGTTTAGCTTATGTTGTAATACAAGTCTATAAGAGGGATAAAGAAAAAAGAAAATAGTAACAAAAAATGGAGGCGACGCTATGGTAAAAATAATAAGTTTCGAAGGATGTGTAGGTGCAGGTAAGACTAGTTTAACTAATTATTTCTCATATGAATTAAAGTGTGAAAAAGTACTAGAAGCATATGAGAAGAATCCTTTCTTGGAAGATTTTTATGCAAAGTCGGATGTTGCACTCGAAACTGAGATAACTTTTTTACTAATCCATTTTTCACAATTAAAGAAAGCACTTAGCGAGTGTAAGGGCAATTTTATATTAAGTGATTTTTCGATAGAAAAAGATTTAGTATATGCAAAATTAAATTTAAACGAAAAAGAATTAAAAGTCTTTGAACAAATTTATAATTACGTTATTAGTAAAGTAGGTGTTCCTTATGCTGTCATTTACTTGGATTTATCTTTAAATATTTTAAGAAGAAGAATTTTTCAAAGAGGAAGGCCTTACGAGATTAATGCAGACCCTACTTATTTCAAAAAATATAATGATAAAGTTAAAGAATATTTCAAAAAATATACACATAGTAAAGTTTTCTTTTTCAATGTTGATGACTTAGATTTAGAGCCAGAGAACAAAAAGTTAACTCAAATAAGAAACAAAATCATGGAGTTGATAAAAAATGATTTGTAATCCTGTATATAGCTTCGGGCGGAACGCTTTGTCGCTTCGCTCCTCGCCTCGCTTATGCTCGGTCATATAACAGCGGATAAACGGTTCGCCTTCGGCTCACCCAAACTTCCTAACGGAAGCTTCGTTTATCCGTAATATGTTAGGCGAAATGCCTTGATGGGGAGAATCTAATGAAATCATTCGTAGTTGAGCTGTGGTTGGGGATATTCAGCATACTGAGATGGATATCGCCTTTTCAGGTAATCCGTACTTTGATTCCAGCCATCAGAGGAAGTCATGGCTTTGTTGATGGATGGGTTTTAGGAAATTTACTACTTTCAATTATACTATTATTAATGTGTTCAGCTCCGAGTCTACATTGGTGGGAGATTATCGCTATTTGTTATGGGATAATTCGAGTTTTCGAAATCTTTATCTACCAAATTAACGTGCTGTTATTTGATGAGTATAGGGCAAGAAAAGCAGGAAAAACTTATGCTCTACGAGGCTTTCGCCGCCTTGTGATCCTTCTGCTACATAATTATGCCGAAATTATTTTTTGGTTTGCTCTTTTTTATCGTAACTTAGACTGGGCGTTTGAGACAGGCAAAATCAATCTCAATTCATTTTCTGTATCTTTAAACTTTAGTTTTGTTACAATGACTACTTTTGGCTATTCTACTATCCTTCCCAAGGAAACTTTGGGGCACGTTCTCACTCTTACTCAGTCAATAATTGGTTTGTTCATGGCGTTATTGATTCTCGCAAGATTCATATCTTTAATCCCTGCCCCTCAAACCATGGATGAATTTGAAAGGTGATTATTATGGCACTTCGTCTAACAGAGCGTATCTGGCTTCGGTGCTTCGCACCTCCGCCTAAATTCCTCGCTCCGCTCGGAACTTCGGATATGCCCAAAACGTTAAGTGAAATTCGGCTCATGCGTTGAGAGAATTAGAAATATTACATTAATGGTTAAATAGGTGATATAGTATGCTCGTAAAATTTGAGATATATAATGATGGTGAATACTGGTGTGCAAGAGGTATAGGGGTGGATATATTCACGCAAGGGAAAACACTTGATGAGTTGATGGAGAATATAAAAGAGGCTGTTGAAGCACATTATGGAGAATTATTGGAAAAAGGTGAAGATATAAAGATATTATCAATATCAGAAATAGAGGTGCATTCAACTGCCAAGGTTACCAGTCGTTAGTGGTGATGAACTAATCAAACTATTGACCAGATTGGGATACGAGATAGTAAGACAGAAAGGAAGCCATGTGCGTTTAAGAAAGAAAACAGAAATAGGTGAGTATAAAGTAAAATACAGTAATACTAACTGGAGCCAAGCAATAGCAGATAACAGAACGTATCTGGCTTCGTGCCTTCGGCACTTCGCCCAAATCCCGCCTCATAGGGTTTCAGCATACGCTCGGAGCGTTAAGTGAAATACCTGCCGTCGCTTTGATGGAGGATGATAAAGATGTTGAATTCGGATGAAATATTAAAGAAAATTGAAGAAAGCAAAGACAAAATTAAGAAATTTGGAGTCAGGAGGATAGGCATATTTGGTTCCTATGTTAGAAGTGAGCAGAAAAAAGGGAGCGATATAGACATAATAGTAGAATTTGAAAAAGGAAAGAAAACTTTTGACAACTATATGGAACTAAAATTCTTTCTGGAAGACTTATTCAACTGTAAAGTTGACCTTGTGATTCTGGAATCTATAAAGCCAGATTTGAAACCTCATATATTAAGGAGTGTGAAATATGCCACGGGAGTATAAAGTGTATTTGAGGGATATACTTGAAGCGATAGGTAAAATTGAGAGATATACAGAGAATATGAATTTTGAGGATTTTTCAAACAATGAATTAATTCAAGATGGTGTGATAAGAAATCTTGAAATAATAGGAGAGGCTGTAAAAAATCTACCTGATGATATTAAGAAAGATTATCCAGAAGTAGAATGGAGAAAAATAGCTGGTCTGAGAGATATTCTTATTCATGCATATTTTGGTGTGGACTTAGAGGTTATATGGGACATAGTGAAAAATAAAGTTCCAGAACTAAAGGAAATGGTGAAAAAGATTCTTTTAAACCTTTGATTTGGCGAACAAGAATGAGGTGGTGCTATATAAGCACAGCAGACACTCTGCGTTGCTTCGCACCTTGCCCTTCGGGTCACTTAACAGGAGGTGGCTCGCTAACGCTCGCCCAAATTTCGCATGGCGAAACTTCACATATCCCCAAAGTTAGGCGACATCGTGAATAGTGATGGGGATCAGTAGTTATGTTAAATGGATTAGTTGGTTTTGCAATCGGTTTTGTTGCATGGTGGGTAACAGGCATTGATGACTTTCTTATAGTCCTTGCCTTCATGATGAAAGGGCACACCCGATCTCATACATTAGCCGTTTCTATGGGTACTCTCCTGAGCGTGATATTGATGCTTGGAATTTCTTTTGGTGTGGGTTATGGGGCATCTATATCTCTTCGTGATTATGCACACTTTTTTGGAGTAATTCCTGTATGCTTTGGTCTGTGGGGAATATTTAGGTGGTGGAAGCATAAGAATAGTCCCGAAGAAGTTAAAAACGATTTGAAACATACTGCAGTCCTAGCGCATGGTATAGCACCCTTTGGAACATATCTAGCCAATTCCAGTGACGACATAATTCTAAATTCTTCTTTATTACAATGGTCAGCGTTAAATATATGGGGATTTGTATGTGGAATTCTTTGTGGAACAATATCCACAATTATCTTAGCTCTTATATCGGTTAAAGCGGAGAAGGATGTTAGGATTAAGTTTCAGCAAAATAAAACCCTAAAGATTATATTTTCTCATAAAGGACTTCTTGTTGACGGTGTGCTTATTGGGATTGGCATTTTAATACTTCTTAGTGTATTCAGTAGGGGATAGGACTAAGATAGGAGGGATTTCCATGACAGAAAACAATGGGAACGAAAAAAAAGATCAATTCATTATAGTATTAGCACGGATTTCGAGCGTAATGACTGGATTATGTCTCGCAATATTAGTGTTTTCTATGACCAATACTACTTATAATTCTAACTATTGGAGTGTTATTAGGCTTTTTATATGGTTGGCAGTGATTCTATTTGCAATAACCACATTTAGATGTGTTGATAAGTATCTGGACAAAATTTATGAGAAAGAGGTTGAGGTAGGTAACGTATTGTATCCGAAAAAAGAGCGTGTGGAAGTGTTGAAGGAGGAGATGGAAAAAGTTGGGAAGAAATGGTATGAAAAGAAGGGACTAACGATTATTGACAACAGGCTTAAGGAATATAGGGGATTACCATTCTTCTTTATTGGGTGGTGCTTCTTTATCATAACCTTGTTGTTTATCGGTCTCCAAATTTCTTCGGGTTTTCCACAGTGGTGGGATGTGGTGGCGGTAGCAGTTGTGGTGGTTAGCGTATTAATTGCATTTAGTTATGCCGTTTTATTTCTTACTTATCAATTTCGGGGAATACAGTAATTCATATCAAAAGAGTCTACGACGTCGCTTAACATATCTGGTTCGGGCTTTGCTCTCACCCAAATTCCTCACTTCGCTCGGAACTTCAGATATACTCAAAACGTTGCGCGACATTGCTATAAACATAGGCGAGACAGATGAAAGAAATTGTTCGCAGTAAGGTTATCGCCAGGATTAAACATAAACAAATTACGAATTTAAAAGGACATATACTTTTATTTATCCCTTTAAATTTAACTGTAGAAATATCTGTTTATCCGAATACAATATCTAAAGGAGAAAAGGATGTTATGAAATGCAGTATGGCTTAATAAATTCTTGAATAGTGTTGCATGCATGAAGTGTTGCAAGATTATGCATGCCAGTTATTCGGACATGTTGCATTTTAGGAAAGAAGCGAAAGTTTTAT is a genomic window containing:
- a CDS encoding adenylosuccinate synthetase — protein: MNVVVIVGGQFGGEGKGKITAHLCRTYNFDVAVRCGGPNSGHTITFNGKQIILRQIPAGVVNPNTKLFLPAGCLIDIDILFEEIELFNLTPERFKIDRNAVIISREDIEKERQSKLNERIGSTCTGVGFAVAKRVLREKDIKLARDIPELKHYLTNVSEELTQHKRQNRKIIIEGTQGFGLSVYHSPYYPYATSRDTTASGFLSEVGISPLDVSDIIMVIRTFPIRVGGNSGPLPNEIDWKTIQLESGYPYEIKEFTSVTKRLRRVGRFDMELVKRAVEVNSPTHIALMGVDYLDYRNKGVTDYDKLTDKTKSFISFLEKELGTKISFIGTGPADYEIIDLLSRRGKEWMKVKVL
- a CDS encoding deoxynucleoside kinase, producing MVKIISFEGCVGAGKTSLTNYFSYELKCEKVLEAYEKNPFLEDFYAKSDVALETEITFLLIHFSQLKKALSECKGNFILSDFSIEKDLVYAKLNLNEKELKVFEQIYNYVISKVGVPYAVIYLDLSLNILRRRIFQRGRPYEINADPTYFKKYNDKVKEYFKKYTHSKVFFFNVDDLDLEPENKKLTQIRNKIMELIKNDL
- a CDS encoding ion channel, whose product is MKSFVVELWLGIFSILRWISPFQVIRTLIPAIRGSHGFVDGWVLGNLLLSIILLLMCSAPSLHWWEIIAICYGIIRVFEIFIYQINVLLFDEYRARKAGKTYALRGFRRLVILLLHNYAEIIFWFALFYRNLDWAFETGKINLNSFSVSLNFSFVTMTTFGYSTILPKETLGHVLTLTQSIIGLFMALLILARFISLIPAPQTMDEFER
- a CDS encoding type II toxin-antitoxin system HicB family antitoxin codes for the protein MLVKFEIYNDGEYWCARGIGVDIFTQGKTLDELMENIKEAVEAHYGELLEKGEDIKILSISEIEVHSTAKVTSR
- a CDS encoding nucleotidyltransferase family protein → MLNSDEILKKIEESKDKIKKFGVRRIGIFGSYVRSEQKKGSDIDIIVEFEKGKKTFDNYMELKFFLEDLFNCKVDLVILESIKPDLKPHILRSVKYATGV
- a CDS encoding DUF86 domain-containing protein; protein product: MPREYKVYLRDILEAIGKIERYTENMNFEDFSNNELIQDGVIRNLEIIGEAVKNLPDDIKKDYPEVEWRKIAGLRDILIHAYFGVDLEVIWDIVKNKVPELKEMVKKILLNL